CAATTCGCAGTCCCGCGTTCTGGAAGAAGCGATGCTCCGCGCGAATATCCCGTACCAGATATTCGGCGGGCAGAAGTTTTACGAGCGCAAGGAGATCAAGGATGTGATCGCCTATATCCGCCTGATTATCAACCCGTTCGACCGTCAGGCGTTCGAGCGGATCGTGAATATTCCCGCGCGCGGGGTGGGGAATGTCGGCAAGCAGAAGCTGATCTCCTACGCCAAGGAAACGGGTATCTCGTATGTCGAGGCGCTGACGAAGGCCGGCGAGGTCTCCGGTATCCAGCGCGAATCGGTGCGGAAGCTCGACGATCTGGGGCAGGTGCTTTTCGAGCTGAACCAGTCGCTCGAACAGATCACCCCGACGAATTTTGTGAAGATACTGATCGAGTCGGTCGATTACAAAAAATACATCCGGGAGTTCGACGAGACCGGCGCGGAGCGTTGGGAGAACGTCGAGGAATTGGTCAACTCGGTGAAGGAATTGGAGGTCAGCGGGGAAGGCAGTACGATTGTCGATTTTATCAACAGTATTACCCTCCACGCGGAGATCGACGACCTGAAGGAAGAGAACGAGCGCGAGACCGTGTCGCTGATGACTATCCACAACGCGAAGGGGCTGGAATTCCCGGTGGTGTTCATCTCCGGGGTGAACGACGGCCTGATCCCGCATTCCAACTCCCGCCATTCGCCGGAGCAGATGGAGGAGGAGCGCAGGCTGTTCTATGTCGCGGTCACGCGCGCGAAGGATAAGCTGTATATGTCGCTTTCCGGGTCGCGGATAGTGTACGGCGAAATTATCCCCACCAAGCCGTCGGTGTTCCTTCTGGATATCCCGTCGGAATTGTTCGACCCGATACAGACCCACTCGATGTACGATACGCGGAAGCCGTCCTCGGGGAAAGGGGTGGGCAAGTTCACCAACCGTACCGTAACCCCGAAGCCCGTTCCGGCGGAAGAGCCCGCGTACACCTACGAGGGCAAGATCGGGGGCGCGGAGAAGGGGGAGTCCGTCGGCGGGATGGACGAACTGAAATCCGGCGACCGGGTGCGTCACCCCATGCTCGGGGCGGGCACCGTCAAGTCGGTATCCGCGAAGCTCATGCAGATAGAATTCGATAACTGGGGCCTGCGCGCGATGGGCGGCAACTTCCTTTCCAGCCTCCGTAAAATATAACCCCCTCAATACTTCCATTGCTTGAGAATAACTTAAAAACAGTATAAAATATTCCACTTCACAATCGGAGAAAACCATGATAAAGACCCGTTTCGCCCCGTCGCCCACAGGTCACCTGCATATCGGGAATATCCGCACGGCGCTTTTCGCATACCTGTACGCGCGGCATACCGGCGGAAAGTTCATACTGAGGATAGAGGATACCGACGTCGAGCGTTCCCATGAGGATTTCACGGTCGCGCTGATGGAAGATATGCGATGGCTGGGGCTGGAATGGGACGAAGGCCCCGAGGCGGGCGGCGGGAACGGTCCCTACCGCCAAAGCGAACGTCTCGCGATATACAAGGAGTACGCGGAGAAACTCGTGAGCGAGGAGCGCGCGTACTACTGCTACTGTTCCGAGGAGGAGATCGAGGAGCGGAAGGCCAAGCTCGAAGCGGAGGGAAAACCCCCTCACTACGACGGGAAATGCCGCCATTTATCCGCGACCGAGCGGAAGGCTCTCGAATCCGAGGGGCGTGTCCCGGTCATCCGTTTCTGGTCTTACGAGGAGGATTTCGAGTTCGACGACGTCGTCAAGGGTAACGTCAAGTTTCCCAAGGGCATGGTCGGCGATTTCGTGATTCTCCGTTCCAACGGACTCCCGCTCTATAACTTCGCAGTGGTGATCGACGATATGCTGATGGAAGTCAGTCATGTCCTCCGCGCCGACGAGCATCTCTCGAATACGGTGCGCCAGTTGATGATATACAAGGCGTACGGCGCGAAACCGCCGGTGTTCGCGCATATGGCGCTCGTGCTCGGCCCCGATAAGAAGAAGCTCTCCAAGCGTCACGGCGCGACGAGTGTGGACGAGTTCCGCAAGATGGGGTATCTCCCTGAGTCGCTCCTGAACTACCTCGCGCTTCTGGGATGGTCGAGCCCCGACGGGCGTGAAATCCTCTCGAAGGACGAACTGGTCAGACTGTTCGACCTCGACCGGCTTTCTACCAGTCCCGCGATATTCGACCCGGTTAAGCTCGACTGGATCGCCAAGCACGACGTGATTAATTCCGATATCGAACGTATCTTCGATCTCGCGCTTCCGTATATTATGGAGACCGGATTGATCGACGACGCGTACCTATCCGATACGAAGAACCGCGATTTCCTGAAGGGAGTCGTCCAACTGACGCGCGGGTATTGTTCGCGCCTCTCGCAGATCAAGGAGCATATCGATTATTTCCTCAACGACGATTTTGAGATACATCCCGAAGCGATGGCATTCCTGAAGAAGGACACTTCCGCGCCCGTCATCAACGCGTTCCGGGAACTGATCCTGAAGGAGACCGGCGATGTCGGCGAGGAACAGTTTGTAAAGATCGCGGACGAGATTTCCCGCAGGACGGGGGTGAAGGGTAAGAACCTGTTCATGCCCCTCCGGGCGGCGCTGACCGGACGTCCCCACGGCCCGGAAATATATTTCCTGATACCCGTAATAGGCTCCGAACGCACCGTCAAACGGCTCGACCGTGCCTTAGGGCTGATCGGATAATCCGATGAAACGTCTGGCTGTCGCGCTCCTCGTTCTATTTGCCGTGTCCGCCGGGGGATACGGCGCGGTATTCGCCGACAGGAATATCCTGTATAACCCGTTCGAAACCGGCACGAATTTCAGCCGAGTCTATTTCACGCAGGTGTGGGGCTGGGGCGAGTTCAGCCGTTATGTCGTCCAGTCGGACGGATTGCATTTCTGGGACGCGAAGATCGGCGCATACGGCGAGTTTCTGCGGATCGGCGACCTTTTCAGCATCGTGGTCGGGGGCGACCTCGAGCTGATATCGTCGTCGAACAGTACGATATTTTTCGAGCCGCGCGCGTTTTTCTGGCAGGAAGAGTTCCTGCTGTTCCTCAAGCTCGACAATCATACGTTCGGGCTGGGGTACTACCACCGCTGTAAGCACGATGTGGATAACCTGAACCAATTCATCCGCACGGGGATGTATCTCGCGCGGGTATCGATCTATGACAGCATCACCCTGCGATGGAGCATGGAACCCCCCGTGATCGGCTGGGGGGGCGGGCTGTCCAGTTCGGTGAAGCCGTTCGTGAGGAATCATTTTTTCGTGCTGACAAGCGACCTGACGAGCACGAATTATTATCCGTCGGACGTGCGCCTGACGAATCTGATCGACGCGTTGGAATTCGGCGCGTATATCAAAATGCTGGAATGGCAGGGGATATGTTTTTATCTTTATCCCCGCGTGATGATAAATTTCTACAATGACGACGGGAGAATTACCGCGCCCGTCGATTGGTTTTTCGAGGGGGGCTTCCGCTTCGGCGGGGATGTAGCCTCGCTGAGCGTGCTGTTCCGGTACGAGCACTTTTTCGACGCCGGGATCGAGCATTATCGTGTCAGCGGCGACTACTGGATGATCGGATTAAAAGTGGAATAACGATAAAGGAAGCAGCATGGGAGCATTATACGAACGGGTGACCGAGCTGAAAAAGACATTCGAGCATGACTGGAGGTATCTTTGAGATCGAAAAACGGGTCTCGGAGATCGAAAGTATCCGCGTCCAACTGACCGACGAAAAAGTCTGGAGCGACCATAAACTCTCGTCCAAGCTGAATTCGAACCTGTCCATGCTGGAACGGGAGATCGAGGCGTGGAAAGTCATGCGGAAGGATATCGAAGACCTGCAGGGGCTTGCGGAGTTGACCGAGTCCGAGGGTGACGAGGCCATGATCGACGAGCTCCAGCGCAATTTCGAATCCCTGACAGCGAAACTATCCCGGCTCGAGATAGAGATGATTTTCTCCGGGGAGAACGATACCCATGACGCGTTCCTGAATATCCATCCGGGCGCGGGGGGAACCGAATCCCAGGACTGGGGAGACATGCTCCTTCGGATGTATCTCCGGTGGGCGGAAATCAGCGGCTTCAAGGCGGAACTGGTCGATTACGAACCGGGCGACGTCGCCGGGCTGAAGGACGCTACCATCTATGTTCGGGGTACTTACGCCTACGGCTACCTTCAGGCGGAGAACGGGATTCACCGTCTCGTGCGTCTTTCGCCGTTCAACGCGAACAATAAACGCCAGACGTCGTTCTGCGCGATCAGTATTATTCCCGAAGTCGACGACGAGATAAAAGTAGACATTAAGGACGACGATATCCGTATCGATACATTCCGTGCGAGCGGCGCGGGCGGCCAGCATGTCAATAAAACCAGCTCCGCGATACGGATCACGCACTTCCCGACCGGGATAGTCGTGACCTGCCAGAACGAACGTTCCCAGCACCAGAATAAAGACCTCGCGATGCGCGTACTGCGCGCGCGTATCTATAAGTACGAAGAGGAGAAGCGCGACCGCGAGGATGCGGCGAAGATGCCGGAGCGCAAGTCCATCGAATGGGGCAACCAGATACGGAGTTACGTATTCCAGCCGTACACGATGGTGAAAGACCATCGTACAGACATCGAGAAGGGAAATATTCAGGCGGTAATGGACGGTGAAATAGAAGATTTTATTATCGGCTACCTGAAAATGACTAAAATGAAAACATCCAAATAAGGCGGAAAATATGAAAGGTGTCATAGTCGCGGCGGGCTACGGTACGCGTTTTTTACCGGCGACCAAATCCGTACCTAAGGAAATGCTCCCGATGTTCACGAAGCCCCTCATCGACTTCATCCTCGACGAGTTCGAGGAAGCGGGTATCAGGGACGTCGTGATTATTACAAGCCGCCGCAAGAAGGCTCTCGACGATTATCTCGACCGCGAGGTGGAACTCGAGACCGAGCTTGAGAAGGCCGGGAAGGACGTATGGGTCAAGGCGATACAGCCCCGCAATATGAATTTCACGTTTATCCGCCAGCAGAGAATGCGCGGCACAGGCCACGCCCTACTTATCACGCATCCTGTTATCGGGGACGACCCGTTCGTGGTGGCGTATCCCGACGATATCGTGCTGGGCACGCCGGGGGTGACGAAATCGCTGATCGATCTTTATAACAAGACCGGGAAATCTGTGCTCGCCGTCCGCGAGGAGTATATCGACGTTACCCGGTACGGGGTGATTGCCGCCGATAAAATAGACGGTCTGCTTCACGTGCGGAAGATTGTCGAGAAGCCCAAGAAGGAGGACGCGCCCGGCAACCTCGTCTCCATAGGGCGTTACCTTTTCTCGGCGGAATTCCTGCCCCTGCTGGAGAAGTACTACGCGGAGTTCACCGGGACGGGAGAATTTTTTCATATCGACACCATCCTTCAATTAGCTGGCGAGGATAAAGTGCTCGCGCACCCGGTGCAGGGGATGATGCTCGATACGGGCGAGCCGTACTCGTATTTCCGTTCGATGCTGGAATATGCGTGGACGATGGAAGAACCGCGCAGGATTCTCAAGGAATTTTATAATGAGAAATACCGTTAAAATGCTAGCGAAAAAGTTCGATAAAGTTTACAATAATTAAAGTTTGAAATCGGAGTTAAGATGAACTGGAAAGAATTTTACGGCCTCGCGCTGAACGGCATCGTATTCAGCGACGGCGCGATGGGAACGCTTTTACAGCAGATCGGGCTCACGTCCGACGAATGCCCCGAGATATGGAATGTCACGCACGCCGAGGATATCTACGCTATCCATAAGCAGTATGTCGAATCCGGCTCCATGATGCTGACAACGAACACATTCGGGGGAAACCGTCTCAAGCTGTCGAATTATAAATCCGCGGATCGCCTGAAGGAACTGAACGAGGCGGGAGTTCGTAACGCTAAACGCGCCGCGAACGGGAAGGCGATAGTCGCCGCATCGGTAGGCCCGACCGGGAAATTTATCGAGCCGCTCGGCGAATTATCATTCGACGAAATGGTCGAGATATACAAGGAACAGATAGAAGTGCTCGCGAACGCGGGCGCGGATGCGATCGATTTCGAGACGCATGTCGACCTATTGGAACTCAAAGCCGCGATGATCGCATGCCGCGAGATATGCGACCTCCCGATGATCGCGAATATGACGTTCGACGCGGAGGGGCGCACGGTTACCGGGACACCGCCCGAAGCGGCATTCGCGATGATGGAAGCGCTCGGCGCGGCGGTTATCGGTACGAATTGCAGTACCGGGCCCGACAAGATGGCGGAAATTATCGCACGCACGCGCGGGCTTTTCGATATCCCGATGATCGCGCAGGCGAACGCCGGGATGCCGCATATCCACGAGGGAAAGACCGTTTTCGACGAGACGCCGGATTCCTTCTCGGGCAAAGCGGTCAAGATGATCGACCTCAAGGATATCGGCGGTGCGAACATTATCGGCGGATGCTGCGGGACATCCCCGGAGCATATCGCGCGTATGATCGAGGAGATGAATTATACCGGGGTCAATGTGATCGGCGGATGCTGCGGCACCACGCCCGCGCATATCGCGCAGTTGATCGAATCCTCGAAGGGAACGAAGATCAACCGCCGAGATATTGTCCGCAGGAATTTTTTAAAGATTTCATCGCGCTACCGGATAGTCCTGATGAACCATGACGAGCCGTTTGTCGTGATCGGCGAAAGGTTGAACCCCACCGCACGTAAGAAGCTCGCGGAGGATATCAGCAGCGGCGATTTCAGCATGTTTAAGGACGAGGCGCTTGCCCAGGAACTCGCGGGAGCGGCGATTCTCGATATGAATATGGGGATTCCCGGGGCGGACGAACCCGCGCTGATTAAAAAGGGCGTCGAGATACTTTCGAATACAGTACAGGCTCCGTTCGCGATAGATACGTCCAATCCCGAAGCCGCGAGGATCGGGATGCGGCTTTACCCGGGCAAACCGTTGCTGAACTCCATCAGCGCCGAGGCAGATCGTCTCGAACTCCTCAAGGATATAAAAAAGTACGGCGCGGCTTTTATCGCGCTCCCGATCGACGAGAACGGGATACCCGAGACCAGCGAGGGAAGAATCAAACTGATGCGGAAGATTATCGGCGAGGCGGAACGTCTCGGTATCGATAAGAAAAACATCATCGGAGACCCCCTTGTCCTGACTGTGAGCGCGCAGCAGGCGGGCGCGAAGGTCACGCTCGAAACGATCCGCCGCTATAAGACCGAACTCGGCATTTATTCCTCGATGGGGCTATCGAACATATCGTTCGGCCTGCCCGCGCGTGGAAATGTCAACCGGGCGTTCCTCAATATGGCGATCTCCGAGGGGCTGACCTCGGCGATTATGAACCCGTTGGATGCCGACCTGATGGGGCTCGTACGCGCGTCGGACGTCCTCCTAGCGAAGGATGCGAACTCCAAAGAATATATCCGTGCATACTCGGAGACCGATAAACCGGGCGCGCCGCAGATGAAAACGGACGCGAAGCCGGAGAGCGCTCCCGCGACTATAGGCGAAAAGATGTACGACGCGATACTGAAAGGCAACAAGGGCGGGATACTCCCGCTGATCGAGCAGGCGCTCGCTGAGAAAATGTCCGCGATCGAGATACTTGATAATCACCTGATAGCGGCGATCAATAAAGTCGGCGAACTGTACGAGAAACGTTTCTACTTTTTACCCCAGTTGATGATGTCCGCCGAGGCGATGAAGGCGGCGTTCGTAAGGCTCGAACCGCTGTTGAAGGCGGAGTCGCAGGAACCGAAGGGCACAATCGTGATCGCGACGGTGAAGGGGGATGTGCACGATATCGGTAAAAACATAGTGATCATCATGCTCCAGAATAAAGGGTTTCAGGTGATCGACTTAGGTAAGGATATCGCGAACGATGAGATAGTGCGGAAGGCGAAAGAGGTGGAGGCGGATATCGT
This region of Brevinematales bacterium genomic DNA includes:
- a CDS encoding UvrD-helicase domain-containing protein, with the translated sequence MDPILDGLNEKQREAVVASDGSVLVLAGAGSGKTRVITNRFAYLIREKNLRMENILAVTFTNKAAGEMKERIARLTGESTAHSWVRTFHATGLMIIRRNPETIGYPHNFVIYDADDSKDVAGSVMQDLRINTTVYKTGPIMHSIFRAKDNMITPDEFENDAATEIDKITASVYREYEKRLRENFALDFNDLLLMPIRIFRENPRLLEYYQNLWRYMMIDEFQDTNIAQYQFMKLVVSRDKHICVVGDDDQSIYGWRGANIENIYKFKRDYEPAVVPLEQNYRSTQLILDAANNVVNKIPGRMEKRLWTARSGGDRIGLIETMRETDEARVIAGTIRDLSAKHGYDKIAVFYRTNSQSRVLEEAMLRANIPYQIFGGQKFYERKEIKDVIAYIRLIINPFDRQAFERIVNIPARGVGNVGKQKLISYAKETGISYVEALTKAGEVSGIQRESVRKLDDLGQVLFELNQSLEQITPTNFVKILIESVDYKKYIREFDETGAERWENVEELVNSVKELEVSGEGSTIVDFINSITLHAEIDDLKEENERETVSLMTIHNAKGLEFPVVFISGVNDGLIPHSNSRHSPEQMEEERRLFYVAVTRAKDKLYMSLSGSRIVYGEIIPTKPSVFLLDIPSELFDPIQTHSMYDTRKPSSGKGVGKFTNRTVTPKPVPAEEPAYTYEGKIGGAEKGESVGGMDELKSGDRVRHPMLGAGTVKSVSAKLMQIEFDNWGLRAMGGNFLSSLRKI
- a CDS encoding glutamate--tRNA ligase: MIKTRFAPSPTGHLHIGNIRTALFAYLYARHTGGKFILRIEDTDVERSHEDFTVALMEDMRWLGLEWDEGPEAGGGNGPYRQSERLAIYKEYAEKLVSEERAYYCYCSEEEIEERKAKLEAEGKPPHYDGKCRHLSATERKALESEGRVPVIRFWSYEEDFEFDDVVKGNVKFPKGMVGDFVILRSNGLPLYNFAVVIDDMLMEVSHVLRADEHLSNTVRQLMIYKAYGAKPPVFAHMALVLGPDKKKLSKRHGATSVDEFRKMGYLPESLLNYLALLGWSSPDGREILSKDELVRLFDLDRLSTSPAIFDPVKLDWIAKHDVINSDIERIFDLALPYIMETGLIDDAYLSDTKNRDFLKGVVQLTRGYCSRLSQIKEHIDYFLNDDFEIHPEAMAFLKKDTSAPVINAFRELILKETGDVGEEQFVKIADEISRRTGVKGKNLFMPLRAALTGRPHGPEIYFLIPVIGSERTVKRLDRALGLIG
- a CDS encoding peptide chain release factor 2, which produces MTGGIFEIEKRVSEIESIRVQLTDEKVWSDHKLSSKLNSNLSMLEREIEAWKVMRKDIEDLQGLAELTESEGDEAMIDELQRNFESLTAKLSRLEIEMIFSGENDTHDAFLNIHPGAGGTESQDWGDMLLRMYLRWAEISGFKAELVDYEPGDVAGLKDATIYVRGTYAYGYLQAENGIHRLVRLSPFNANNKRQTSFCAISIIPEVDDEIKVDIKDDDIRIDTFRASGAGGQHVNKTSSAIRITHFPTGIVVTCQNERSQHQNKDLAMRVLRARIYKYEEEKRDREDAAKMPERKSIEWGNQIRSYVFQPYTMVKDHRTDIEKGNIQAVMDGEIEDFIIGYLKMTKMKTSK
- a CDS encoding UTP--glucose-1-phosphate uridylyltransferase, whose protein sequence is MKGVIVAAGYGTRFLPATKSVPKEMLPMFTKPLIDFILDEFEEAGIRDVVIITSRRKKALDDYLDREVELETELEKAGKDVWVKAIQPRNMNFTFIRQQRMRGTGHALLITHPVIGDDPFVVAYPDDIVLGTPGVTKSLIDLYNKTGKSVLAVREEYIDVTRYGVIAADKIDGLLHVRKIVEKPKKEDAPGNLVSIGRYLFSAEFLPLLEKYYAEFTGTGEFFHIDTILQLAGEDKVLAHPVQGMMLDTGEPYSYFRSMLEYAWTMEEPRRILKEFYNEKYR
- a CDS encoding dihydropteroate synthase, whose translation is MNWKEFYGLALNGIVFSDGAMGTLLQQIGLTSDECPEIWNVTHAEDIYAIHKQYVESGSMMLTTNTFGGNRLKLSNYKSADRLKELNEAGVRNAKRAANGKAIVAASVGPTGKFIEPLGELSFDEMVEIYKEQIEVLANAGADAIDFETHVDLLELKAAMIACREICDLPMIANMTFDAEGRTVTGTPPEAAFAMMEALGAAVIGTNCSTGPDKMAEIIARTRGLFDIPMIAQANAGMPHIHEGKTVFDETPDSFSGKAVKMIDLKDIGGANIIGGCCGTSPEHIARMIEEMNYTGVNVIGGCCGTTPAHIAQLIESSKGTKINRRDIVRRNFLKISSRYRIVLMNHDEPFVVIGERLNPTARKKLAEDISSGDFSMFKDEALAQELAGAAILDMNMGIPGADEPALIKKGVEILSNTVQAPFAIDTSNPEAARIGMRLYPGKPLLNSISAEADRLELLKDIKKYGAAFIALPIDENGIPETSEGRIKLMRKIIGEAERLGIDKKNIIGDPLVLTVSAQQAGAKVTLETIRRYKTELGIYSSMGLSNISFGLPARGNVNRAFLNMAISEGLTSAIMNPLDADLMGLVRASDVLLAKDANSKEYIRAYSETDKPGAPQMKTDAKPESAPATIGEKMYDAILKGNKGGILPLIEQALAEKMSAIEILDNHLIAAINKVGELYEKRFYFLPQLMMSAEAMKAAFVRLEPLLKAESQEPKGTIVIATVKGDVHDIGKNIVIIMLQNKGFQVIDLGKDIANDEIVRKAKEVEADIVGLSALMTTTMPRMEEFMKLASGEKFRVMVGGAAVTPGYAGEIGAYYAADAVNAVKLAEKMMG